The sequence below is a genomic window from Anomalospiza imberbis isolate Cuckoo-Finch-1a 21T00152 chromosome 17, ASM3175350v1, whole genome shotgun sequence.
TTCTTCCTAGAAACACTGTGCACAGGAGACACATTCAGTGAGTTTTTACAGTTATGCCAAGCTACCCCGCAAATAAGATTGCTCCAGCAAACTATTTACTTATTTTCTCCCTCTGCTGAGTTATCAATGAGTTGTAGGGACTTATCTTTCCCCTTGGGTGCACCATGGCTCAGGACATGAAGGCTCTCACACTGCCCTGGATGACAGCTCTGCAGATGGGACACAGCCTCAAATTGAGGGCACATTCTTCACAAGCTACCAGGTGGCCACAGGGAACAAACACAACAGACACATCTTTGTCCATGCACACTTTGCACATCCTCTCCTCTCGCAGGCGCCGGAGCTGTTCTTCTGTGCTCAGCTGAGACTCatctttaccaaaaaaaaaaaaaagaaaagaaaaaaaaaaaagcccaaactgTTAGTGTTTTGTCACAGCTCCAGAGTGCCAGTTGTGACAGCTTAGGAAGTCACACTGCAACTTGCCCATTGTTTTGTTCAGAGACTGTGAAGATGGCAAAAGTACCTCTTAGGCAAGTTTCATTTAAGCAGAAAAACTACAGCTATTGTAGACTGGCTTATCTACACAAGGTTCAGCTTATTTGCACTCAGTGGactgagcagggacacagatCAACAGCATTTACTCTGTTAATTACCCCCataaactggattttttttgtaacaGCTGCTTCACAGGGGCACTCCAATCCCTGAATAAGGGTTCCTGTGCTCAAGTGCCACTCAAACAAGCACACAGTCCCCTTCAAAATTCAAAAAATGACTTAGTATAATGACTACTGATACTGTTACTCTAGAACTCCTCCCAATTATGTTTAAGCTCAATTCCCCACActgccagcccagagcaccTGATTCCTTCTGCTGCACAGATCGCATTTCTTGTCTTGATGTTCCAGTCTCTCTCTGAACAGCACCTGTACAACCAGAAAAGAAGATGGTATTCAACTCACTCCTTTATCCATCTCCTGACGGTGCTGtgtgaaaagaagaaatacCCAGGACCTCAGAAGCATTTGGTTAAAAATTTCTTATCTCAGCCTGGCATGGCTGGTGTTCTCTGTGGTGCTTCAGTGGCTATTTAAATTCACACCTCCTTGCCAAGGTCTGTCTGTCCACATCACATTCTCTCCTCAAAGGTGGTTCATCTATCACATCAGCTGGTCACTCCAGCTCCTGTGCTACTctttaaacaaaatttcagttttgtgggattttttccaTGTTAGCTACAGAAATGGCAGACCATGCTGTGGAGGCAGGAGCTTTGGAACTGCATCTTCAAGTAAGCTTCACTTGGCAAACAGACTTCACAAAACAGATAACACAAGAcagaaattaaggaaaatatATATTATCCAGACAACAACTACAGCTATTTCTAAACAGGTTATTAATGACAACTTTCAATAGGCTTGGAGTGATCATCCATCCCAGGAGCTTTGCTTCAGACAACTGCCTCTGCCTGGATCAGCTGTGAATTTGTGCACAAGCCTGCACATCATGGAGTGCCAGTTACTGCAGGTCTGAGTGCAGCAGGAAACACCAAGGATATCCCCACCACAGCCCAGTGCAGGCAGATACAGCCACTGACATCCcagcaaccacagcttctccaggttTCTTTAACTCAGAACCTCATTGCTCAGGCTCCCAAGGAATGGCAGGCTTGGGGGCACCACCCCTCAGTTCCAGCCTGGGCAGAGTGAAGGCAGACCCTCAGGACACTCccagcagtgctccaggtgCAGTGAGGAAGAGCTTAAACACCCCCTAAGCCCAGCTGTGAGTCAGGCCtacctctccttcctcctgcactgctgctggccCCCCAGCCTGACTGCAGCAGGTCTGAAACCAGCTCAGACTCAGACAGGTAGAAAGTCCCAGTCAGCGCAAATTTATTCTCTACCAGGTTTGCAACCCAGGTGGGGTCAAAGCCCATCTGCAGGACATTCTGCACTATGAAACTCTGATCATCAGAAGGATGAGCCAGCAATTTCCAGTCCCTCAGAGTATCTGTAAAGCAGTGAACAGGTACTTTACCAAAAAGGCAGTGCTTTGAGCAAAAAGTGTGGCATTCCTTGAAGGTGTTCTACATAAATGGCATTAATATATCCTAGAACACTCCTCAAGCTACCCATTTAGCTAGATTAACttccacatttattttttacttcaaaACATAATTCACAAGGAATTTAATCAAAGCCAATTTCATAAAAGCCAAGACACTTATTTTGGATGGTTTATTTCACTTTATCAGTGAACACTTTCCTGTGTTCAGCATCAGTCCATAATCCTTATCTCTGTTTTCACATCCCAGAACAGAAGCCTCAGAACTGCTTTCATAAACATCAAGTAGAACATCCCAATTGAAACCTCTCCTACCTGACCCATTCATCAGTAACAACAGAAGTAGGAAATTCAGCTGGCAGTCTCTGCAAAGGCTCAAGTCTTGCTTAAGCTTATGGGACCCAAACTTCACCTACTTACATTTCTGGGAACATCtgataaatgggaaaaaaatccaggaacaACATTTTCATGAACATCTAGACTCTACTGTTCTCTAGCTTCTTATCAAGCATGTTTAAAGTGTTGTAGTGAAGGGCTTTACAGACAGACATCAACAGCAAGAGCATCAGAAGCCAAAGGTAAGTTAGGTAAGCACTCAAAACTCACATGATGAGCCAGACTAGCTAAGTGTCTCTGGCCTTAGTCTAAGAGGTCTCACAAGAGTAAGTGATTTTGCTTCTTGAGCCAGAGACCATTTCCTAAAACCAAACTGCAACAACTTCTAGAATTATCAAAACATCTCACAAGCACCGTGTCTAcagagggcagagcagctgaggtggGCTGGTGGAACTCAGACTACACCACATTCACCAGAAGATAAAACACCATGGAATTACAGCACTGAccctgggaaggagaggagtCTTGCTCAGTCTGATCCCAGGAATGTCTCTGAAAATGATACAAAAAGAGAAGCATGTGTTCAAAACTCTCCCATCTGCCAAACCTAACCCACTACACACAAAGTGTTCACAACTCACTGGAGCCAGCAGGGTGCTAGAAAAGGTCGCCTGAACGCTGTTAACAAATTCTCTCCCCTTTGAGTGCAGTAAAAATTCACACCTATGAGCAGAAAAGTTGAAATGCGTTAGTACAGCATCTCCCAAGTGAAAGCAGCAATTTGAAATTTAGAAGCAAAGGGTGTTACAAGCAATGAGCAAAACTCCATATATCCATTAAAGACAGGGTATCAGGTGTTTCACCTGCCCACCTCTTGCACAAAGGCTGACAGTAAGAGGATCATGATCCCTCCCCCTTAATTCAGTCTTCATTTTGGCCCAAGATGAGCTCAGTTGTAACATGCTTTAGAATGAACCACAGGAACTGTGATGAGAGAGCAGTTCACAGGAAAGAAACAAGAACTGCTGCAGAAACTCAAGGCTTACAATACATTTCTTCTTGTACCTCAGAGTAGGAGCACTGAAAGCTCTTTGATGCCAAAGGAAGTTATTTTAATTGAACTCTTAGATGGTGAACGCCAGGTCAAATTAGAGAATCTCAGGTCTGAACTGTGCCATTCCACCTAAGCttgaacattttattttgcttttaaggtGAGAGGATATAAACATTGCTATCCTAAGAAGAAAAGTATCAGTGTGAAATGCATGACCTGTCTTTTGGGGTATTTGTTAACCAAGACTGACTTACTCTGGGTACCATTTGGCATGTTCTCTCCAAGGATCATCTCCAAAGGACCAGCTCCTCACGCCTCCATCACAGTAAAAACACCTCACTACATCTCCTCGTCCTGAAAGGGAGATCAAGAGATTATTTGACACCTGAGACACTACATGCTCCACACTAACCCTGGGTGAGACTCAGCACAAAACGCAGGCTTTGGACAGAAGAGATGAACACATGACAATTTACTAACACAGTGCACATTGTACAGGGGCAGGAACTCAGTCTGAGCTCCCAGAGCTGGCTGAGATGATTCCAGAAGGGGATCACAAGCTAACAGGCAGCATCCAtgggagcagctgagctcccatGCACAACCCCCCAGCCAATCCCCCTGCCTGCCCTTGCAGCAGAGCTCTAATTAGTTACACCTGTGAGCACACTGCTCACACTTTAACCACAATCTGCCATAGTGCCAATATTTCCCCTGGCTGGTCAATTCAGAGAGGATTATTTCTTCAAACCTGTTACCTAACCAGCACAGCATTCTCAAAGGGAAAGAATAGCATTATATTGATATTCACATGAATGTGATTACAAGAAATATTGCCAATTttctgcaacaaaaaaaaaaaaagtatctgatttctgtatttcagatgAAGAGTCCCTAGAGAAACAAGCCACAGCAACAGCCAGAGGGGCTGACTCCAtacaggtttggggttttgagaagaaaaggcttcagtgcaagacacagcctaTCCAAAACACAACACACCAAGCAAGCTCCTCAAGTCCTTTTAGAAGTGCAAGGAATAAATTCACTCAATGGATCTTAAAGCACACACTTTCCTGTCTGTAAAACGTCTGTTTCATACAC
It includes:
- the BIRC7 gene encoding baculoviral IAP repeat-containing protein 7 isoform X1; translation: MEAFWGLVNMFQSTAMGDAAPAEQPEPRAARHRLFDASMKSVARRLRTFQQWPRSAPVSARDLVEAGFFYLGPRDEVQCFCCGGVLKDWRPGDCPVIEHLRFFPSCKYLSGEDVGNQEALSLQEIFDTVDGQFLSVLQGIVSEETALPNEPEYPEMVTEEMRLSTFENWPQNSSMHPEQLARAGFFYTGRGDVVRCFYCDGGVRSWSFGDDPWREHAKWYPECEFLLHSKGREFVNSVQATFSSTLLAPRHSWDQTEQDSSPSQDTLRDWKLLAHPSDDQSFIVQNVLQMGFDPTWVANLVENKFALTGTFYLSESELVSDLLQSGWGASSSAGGRRGAVQRETGTSRQEMRSVQQKESDESQLSTEEQLRRLREERMCKVCMDKDVSVVFVPCGHLVACEECALNLRLCPICRAVIQGSVRAFMS